CGCGAATGGAGGTGGTGGGCGCGGGCTGTGGCCTTGCCTGCGTCTGCGGCGCCTTGGCGCCGGCTGTTGCTTCCGCATCGACGCTCATGGATGTCTCCCACGCCGGGGTTGCGACGTCGGCGGTCGCGGAGCGCCCTCGCGGCTGATGCGCACGATGATGGGACGCTCGGCGCCGAGCCGCAGTTCGGCCTGATCGAAGAGCCGATCGACGACGTAGCGGTTGCCGGACACGCGATAATTGACGAGCGCCGCTTCTCCGCTCTCGGTGATAAAGAGTGGCGGCGCTTCGCTGGTGGCAATAGTCGGCGGAAACTCAACGTATGTTTTGGCGCCGTCATCGAACACACGCACCGGCCGCCAGCGCGGCGCGAAGCCGCGCACGGTTTGGATGCGATAGTTGAAATTGAAATTGTCGAAGGCATTTGGTCCGCCCGCAAGTTCTGCATCGGATGCATATCGCCACGCGGTCTGCGCCGAATAGGTTTGGCCGCTGATGGCGATGGCCTCGATCGAATAGGTGCGGCGATCGGTGACCAGGACTATGTTGGTGCGGATGTTAGAGCGCGTGGGTTTGAGGAGCAGCATCGCGCGGGGATTGGCCATGTCGCCGCCGGTGGCTTCTTCCACCATCCAGCGTGTGGTGTCGCCGGCGGCGACCGTGACGATGGCTTCGCCGGGTTCCAGCAAGACCGTCGAGATGAAGCCGGGCGCACCATAGACTTCGTAAATGGCGCCTGGCGCGTAGTCGTAGAGCTGGGTGGCGTCGCTGAAGTGCGCGGGATCAGGTCGGCGGCGCGCATCTGCGTTGGCTTCAGCGAGCGCTGTCAGCGGCGCGACCGCGCGGGCGCGGGTTGTCTGCGCATCCGCGAGGGTTGGGAAGGCAAGGACGGTCGCGAGCGCCGCGAAGAGAATTGAGGTTCGGATCATGGCTGCACACGGCTTGTGTAGGTCGCGACCGGCGTTTCCGGCGACATCGAGAATTCGGTGATAAAAAGTCCGAGCGGATTGGTCATCAGCGCGTCGGCGTTGCGCGGCTGGTCGAAGCGCACGGTGAAGAGGCCAGTGAAGCTCT
This window of the alpha proteobacterium U9-1i genome carries:
- a CDS encoding conjugative transfer protein TrbG; the protein is MIRTSILFAALATVLAFPTLADAQTTRARAVAPLTALAEANADARRRPDPAHFSDATQLYDYAPGAIYEVYGAPGFISTVLLEPGEAIVTVAAGDTTRWMVEEATGGDMANPRAMLLLKPTRSNIRTNIVLVTDRRTYSIEAIAISGQTYSAQTAWRYASDAELAGGPNAFDNFNFNYRIQTVRGFAPRWRPVRVFDDGAKTYVEFPPTIATSEAPPLFITESGEAALVNYRVSGNRYVVDRLFDQAELRLGAERPIIVRISREGAPRPPTSQPRRGRHP